The Syntrophorhabdaceae bacterium genome includes the window ATAAGAAATGCCACGCAAAGGACACATATCGAAACGGGAAAAAACACCCGATCCAAAGTATAACGACATGATGGTTCAGAGGCTTATCAACTGTGTAATGCTCGACGGCAAGAAAAGCACAGCGTCGGGGATCGTGTACGGTGCCATAACCCTTATCGAGGAACGACTGAAAGAAGAAGGTCTCAAGGTTTTTCACAAGGCCCTCGACAATATCAAGCCGGAGATCGAGGTCAAGGCGAGACGTGTCGGCGGCGCCACCTACCAGGTACCTGTAGAAGTCAGGCTCAACAGAAAGCTCTCTCTCGGCATACGATGGCTTATCCGTTACTCGCGGGCGCGTTCAGAGAAGTCGATGATGGAAAGGCTCGCGGGCGAGTTGATCGATGCCTACAACAATAAGGGAAGCGCGGTCAAGAAG containing:
- the rpsG gene encoding 30S ribosomal protein S7, which codes for MPRKGHISKREKTPDPKYNDMMVQRLINCVMLDGKKSTASGIVYGAITLIEERLKEEGLKVFHKALDNIKPEIEVKARRVGGATYQVPVEVRLNRKLSLGIRWLIRYSRARSEKSMMERLAGELIDAYNNKGSAVKKREDTHKMAEANKAFAHYRW